The genome window GGAAAGCTTTCGAGAAAGCGGAACTTCTTCGGGATCATGTAGGAGGGCAGCCGTTCGCCGAGAGCGCTTCGCAGGGCGAGGAGCAGATCGAGATCGGTGCGGCCATCGCGCGAACGGGGAATCACGAAGGCGGCGAGCAGATCGGGCGTTCCCTGCCCGGTGACGGGGAGGACGACGGCGTCGCAAACGTCGGGCAATTCGCGCAGGTTTGCCTCGATGTCGCCGAGTTCGATGCGGTAGCCGTTGAGCTTGATCTGGCCGTCCATGCGGCCGGTAACGAAGAGCAGGCCGCGCTCGTCCAGCGAGCCCCAGTCGCCCGTGCGATAGGTGCGCAGGCCGTTCGCGAGGCCGAAAACCCGGTCGCTGAGGTCGGGGCGACCGAGGTAGCCGACGCTGACATTGTCGCCGTGGATAACGATTTCGCCCGCCTCGCCGGGAGGAAGGGCTGCGCCGGATTCATCCCGGATCTCGACGCGACCGCCGGGCATGCAAAAACCGACGGGCAGGGCGGGATGGTGCGCGAGGACTTCGCGATCGATGGCGATGGAGGTCATGGCCACGGTGGCCTCGGTGGGACCGTAGGTATTCCACACGGCGGCGGTCGGGAAGCGGGCGAGAAGTTCCGCCGCGACAAACGGGGGCAGCGTTTCGCCGCAGAAGAGGAAGCGACGGACGTCGGGGAGTAGCTCCGCGGAAAAGCGGGGATCGGCCAGGCACATCTGGGCGAACGATGGCGTCGAAACCCAGATCGTGATGCGGGAGCGGGCGAGCGTGTCGGCCAGACGGCGGAGATTCGCGATGTCGTCCTTCGAGATGCTGAAGAGGGTGCCGCCGGTGGTGAGGCTGAGGTAGAGGTCCATCACCGAGAGGTCGAAGGAGAACGGCGCCTGATTCAGGAAGACCTCGCCGGCGGGGGAGAAGCGTTGTTCGGTCGTCATCCACTCGAGGAAAGTGGCGAGGTTTCGCGACGTGATCACGACGCCCTTGGGTTCGCCGGTGCTGCCCGAGGTGAAAATGATGTAGTGCGGATCGTCCGGGCGGCGGACGGGAAATGGGATGGCGGCCGGAGCCGGCTGGGCGAGGATCTCGCGGATGCCTGCTGGTGTGAGGACGAGCGCGCAGGCGGAGGTTTTTTCGACCTGGGCCACGCGGGCCTCGGGCCAGGAAACGTCGATCGGGATGTAGGCGCGCCCGGCTTTCAGCACGGCGAGGAAGGCGACGAGCATCTCGGGCTCCTTGTGCCCCCGGACGACAACGGGAGCTTCTCCCTCGGGGAGGGAGTGGAGGAGGTGCCGGGCGAGATGATCGGAGGCGGTTCCCAGCGCCCCGTAGGTCAACGTTGCGTCTCCACTGAGGTGAGCGGGCCGGTCTGGAGTGCTCCGCACCCAATGGGCGATCTCGGCGAGGATGTCCATGGCCTCAGAACCCCTGATAAATAAAGGCAGGCGTCTTGAAGGAGCCGGAGGAGTAGATGAGGAACACTCCCAGCAGGATGAGGAGGTAGTAAAGCGCGAGCAGGGCGACCCTAGTCCAGCGTGGCGGGAAGTTTGTCATGGTAAAACTGATCGATCAGGCGATTGAAATACATCCAACCCTTCGCGCTCGGGTGGCCCATCTCGTCGTTGAAGAAGGACGGGTCGGTTTCGTGGGTCTCGAAGGTCTCGAAGGGAAAGTGGTAGGGGCGCAGTTTGTCGCGCAGCATCGCGTAGTAGAGTTCCCGATCCACGGGCTTCACGCCGGCCGTCGCGAAAGAGGTCGCGTTGATGGGAATGCTGATGATGAGCGGCTTCACGCCAAGCTCGCGCATCGTGCGCAGGAGGAGGTCGAGGTGATACCACTCGTCCGATCTCTCGAGCATGACCTGAAAGGGCTCGGCTTTCTTGCCGCCGAGTTTGAGGGCGAGTTTCTCGGCCGAGGGACCATTTCCGTCGGGATATTCTTCGGCGAGATCCGCGCTGGAATGCCGCTCGCTGGCGGATTTCGTGAGGTCGTCCCACGCCGGTTTTTGCTTCGGCGTTTTTGCGGGAAGCGAAAGTCCGGTCGGGTGTTGAACGATCTTCGGAGAAAGCGCCAGCGTGGTGGAGCATTCGTCGATCGCATTGAGAAAATCCCCGACGTAGCCGCCCAGGCCGAGGGCGATCCTGTCCTCGAGCGATGGAGTCCTGTCCGTGAGGCGTTTGAGTTCGAAGCGGAGGAATTCGTGTCCGGCGAGAGCCTTGGGATACTTCAGGAACTCCGTTGCGAAGGCGCGCTTCAAATCCGGCGAGAGCGAGCTTTTGAAGATGAGCTCCTCGGCCTGGAGGGCGGAGAAATTTCCCTCGTAGAAGCCAACGCCTTCCTTTTCGGAAAGAAACCAGGTGGGCGAGAGAATGATGACGACTTTGCGACCGCGAATCGCGTCGCCAAGGGCGCCCAGACGATGGGCGATGATGAGCGTCTTCGAGCCGGCCTTTCCGACGATG of Chthoniobacterales bacterium contains these proteins:
- the dltD gene encoding D-alanyl-lipoteichoic acid biosynthesis protein DltD; translation: MSTTAPFWIRAPHLSAGALAVALAGGLFWLLSALHFDRRLAHLTASDMLEVKDQGLALQREAFADKDLLPIYGSSEFRNDSPYAGRMFFATHPTGFGLFIVGKAGSKTLIIAHRLGALGDAIRGRKVVIILSPTWFLSEKEGVGFYEGNFSALQAEELIFKSSLSPDLKRAFATEFLKYPKALAGHEFLRFELKRLTDRTPSLEDRIALGLGGYVGDFLNAIDECSTTLALSPKIVQHPTGLSLPAKTPKQKPAWDDLTKSASERHSSADLAEEYPDGNGPSAEKLALKLGGKKAEPFQVMLERSDEWYHLDLLLRTMRELGVKPLIISIPINATSFATAGVKPVDRELYYAMLRDKLRPYHFPFETFETHETDPSFFNDEMGHPSAKGWMYFNRLIDQFYHDKLPATLD
- the dltA gene encoding D-alanine--poly(phosphoribitol) ligase subunit DltA, coding for MDILAEIAHWVRSTPDRPAHLSGDATLTYGALGTASDHLARHLLHSLPEGEAPVVVRGHKEPEMLVAFLAVLKAGRAYIPIDVSWPEARVAQVEKTSACALVLTPAGIREILAQPAPAAIPFPVRRPDDPHYIIFTSGSTGEPKGVVITSRNLATFLEWMTTEQRFSPAGEVFLNQAPFSFDLSVMDLYLSLTTGGTLFSISKDDIANLRRLADTLARSRITIWVSTPSFAQMCLADPRFSAELLPDVRRFLFCGETLPPFVAAELLARFPTAAVWNTYGPTEATVAMTSIAIDREVLAHHPALPVGFCMPGGRVEIRDESGAALPPGEAGEIVIHGDNVSVGYLGRPDLSDRVFGLANGLRTYRTGDWGSLDERGLLFVTGRMDGQIKLNGYRIELGDIEANLRELPDVCDAVVLPVTGQGTPDLLAAFVIPRSRDGRTDLDLLLALRSALGERLPSYMIPKKFRFLESFPMTANGKADRRQLAQLL